A region of Candidatus Woesearchaeota archaeon DNA encodes the following proteins:
- a CDS encoding ABC transporter permease — MINDYFNFAFNNLKRRKLRAWLTVLGIIIGISAVVSLISIGQGFQKAIDDQFQSMGVDKIIITPGGTFYGLGESVTALTDKDLNAIRKVRGVNAITETIYKLGKVKYDNEVKYTWIMGMPQDEYKSIIESIQNMKVVEGRDLEKTDTYKAVIGIRIFEGNFFDKAVNIRDKLEIEGVDFKVIGRLATFGNPQDDTNILIPLETAREVFNEPTDIDMIFVQAEKNIDTSKVAESISKELRSLRNVEKGEEDFSIQTYEDLKKSFSTIFLIVQIVVISIAGISIVVGGIGIMNTMYTSVLERTREIGIMKAIGAKNGIVATIFMIESGLLGLVGGAIGVSIGIGISKLVELLAAQLGTNVLKASLSPWLIFGALMFSFVVGMTAGTLPAMQASKLKPAEALRYE, encoded by the coding sequence ATGATAAATGATTATTTTAATTTTGCATTTAATAATCTTAAAAGAAGAAAGCTAAGAGCATGGCTAACTGTGCTGGGAATTATAATTGGAATAAGCGCAGTTGTTTCTTTGATTTCTATAGGGCAGGGATTTCAAAAAGCAATCGATGATCAATTTCAAAGCATGGGTGTAGATAAAATAATAATTACTCCGGGTGGGACTTTTTATGGTTTGGGTGAATCAGTTACTGCACTTACAGATAAAGATTTGAATGCCATTAGAAAAGTTCGAGGTGTTAATGCTATAACTGAAACAATTTACAAACTTGGAAAAGTAAAATATGATAATGAAGTAAAATATACTTGGATAATGGGTATGCCTCAAGATGAGTATAAATCTATAATAGAATCTATACAAAATATGAAAGTTGTTGAAGGAAGAGATCTTGAAAAAACAGATACATATAAGGCAGTGATAGGGATAAGAATTTTTGAAGGCAATTTCTTTGATAAGGCAGTGAATATAAGAGATAAACTCGAAATTGAAGGTGTTGACTTTAAAGTTATAGGAAGATTAGCAACCTTTGGAAATCCTCAAGATGATACAAATATTTTGATTCCTTTGGAAACTGCAAGAGAAGTATTTAATGAGCCAACGGATATTGATATGATATTTGTTCAGGCAGAAAAGAATATTGATACTTCTAAAGTTGCAGAAAGTATTTCAAAAGAACTAAGAAGTTTAAGAAATGTTGAAAAAGGTGAAGAAGACTTTTCAATTCAAACTTATGAAGATCTTAAAAAGAGTTTCTCAACAATATTTTTAATAGTTCAAATTGTAGTAATTAGTATTGCAGGAATTTCTATTGTAGTTGGTGGAATTGGAATAATGAATACGATGTATACTTCTGTATTAGAAAGAACAAGAGAAATTGGAATAATGAAGGCAATAGGAGCAAAAAATGGTATAGTTGCAACCATATTTATGATAGAATCAGGATTATTAGGTTTAGTTGGTGGAGCAATTGGTGTAAGTATAGGTATTGGAATAAGTAAATTAGTTGAATTATTGGCTGCTCAACTTGGAACAAATGTACTAAAAGCAAGCCTTTCACCTTGGCTGATATTTGGAGCTTTAATGTTTTCATTTGTGGTGGGTATGACTGCAGGCACACTGCCGGCAATGCAAGCTTCTAAACTAAAGCCTGCAGAGGCATTAAGATATGAGTAG
- a CDS encoding ABC transporter permease, whose product MIKDYFLLAFSNSLKHRKLRSWLTILGIVIGIVAIVVLVSLAQGLNSAVKEEFQKVGANRILITAGGANFGPMSSSVSSQILTEDDLKVVRKVNGVKTAVGVLTKSAKIKFKDKTRYVTIYGTPTDSESKDYIDSVSFFDIEFGRQLRDGDKYKVIFGYSVANDFYEDIIKIGDKIEIERQEYRVAGIQKKAGTGVHDIIVRIPLDTAKELFNEPEEVSTIFVLSDSNLKPAEVALRIEKDLRDFRNVKEGDEDFSVQTAEQTIQGFNIILILVQAILIGIASISIIVGGVGIMNTMYTSVLERTREIGIMKAVGAKNKDILIIFLMESGIVGLTGGLIGVVIGIIFAKLAEYIAIANGISVFKAYLRFPLIFGVLFFSLVIGSIAGLLPAKQAAKLRPVEALKYDK is encoded by the coding sequence ATGATAAAAGATTACTTTTTGCTTGCATTTAGTAATAGTTTAAAGCACAGAAAGTTAAGATCTTGGCTAACCATACTGGGAATTGTAATTGGAATTGTAGCAATAGTGGTTTTAGTGTCTTTAGCACAAGGTTTAAATTCTGCAGTAAAAGAAGAATTCCAAAAAGTTGGTGCTAACAGAATTTTAATTACTGCAGGGGGTGCTAATTTTGGTCCTATGAGTTCTTCTGTTTCTTCTCAGATTTTAACTGAAGATGATTTGAAAGTTGTTAGAAAAGTAAATGGGGTTAAAACTGCTGTTGGCGTGCTTACTAAATCTGCAAAGATAAAATTTAAAGATAAAACAAGATATGTAACTATTTATGGAACTCCAACTGATTCTGAATCTAAAGATTATATCGATTCTGTGAGTTTTTTTGACATTGAATTTGGAAGGCAATTAAGAGATGGAGATAAATACAAGGTAATATTTGGTTATTCAGTGGCAAATGATTTTTATGAAGATATAATTAAAATAGGAGATAAAATTGAAATTGAAAGACAAGAATATAGGGTTGCAGGCATACAAAAGAAAGCAGGAACAGGAGTCCATGATATTATTGTTAGAATACCCTTAGATACTGCAAAAGAGTTATTCAATGAACCTGAAGAAGTTTCTACTATATTTGTTTTGAGTGATTCTAATTTGAAGCCTGCTGAAGTTGCATTGAGAATTGAAAAGGATTTAAGAGATTTTAGAAATGTTAAAGAAGGTGATGAGGATTTTTCAGTACAAACTGCAGAACAAACAATACAGGGGTTTAATATAATTTTAATTTTAGTTCAAGCGATTTTAATTGGAATTGCAAGTATTTCTATTATTGTTGGTGGTGTGGGGATAATGAATACTATGTATACCTCAGTATTAGAAAGAACAAGAGAAATTGGAATAATGAAAGCTGTTGGTGCAAAGAATAAAGATATATTAATTATTTTCTTAATGGAATCTGGGATAGTAGGATTAACTGGCGGATTGATTGGAGTAGTGATAGGAATAATATTTGCTAAGCTTGCTGAATATATTGCAATTGCAAATGGAATTAGTGTTTTTAAGGCTTATTTAAGATTTCCTTTAATATTTGGAGTTTTGTTTTTCTCATTAGTTATAGGTTCAATAGCGGGATTATTACCTGCAAAACAAGCTGCAAAATTAAGACCTGTGGAGGCACTAAAATATGATAAATGA